One region of Rhodocaloribacter litoris genomic DNA includes:
- a CDS encoding cytochrome C: MPRVLAADPVSAGRYLVTVGACNDCHTPGWEEGGQVPEADWLVGSPIGWRGPWGTTYPSNLRLIVQSLSEDAFVQVLRTRKERPPMPWMNVNALSEADARAIYRFIHALGPRGEPMPAAVAPGEKPATPYFDFTPQQMERLPVGTSPGTATQRP; encoded by the coding sequence ATGCCCCGCGTCCTCGCGGCCGATCCGGTCTCGGCGGGTCGCTACCTTGTCACGGTCGGTGCGTGCAATGACTGCCACACGCCCGGCTGGGAGGAGGGCGGGCAGGTGCCCGAGGCCGACTGGCTCGTCGGCTCCCCCATCGGGTGGCGCGGGCCATGGGGCACGACGTATCCGTCGAATCTCCGGCTGATCGTGCAGTCACTCTCCGAGGACGCTTTCGTCCAGGTCCTTCGCACGCGAAAAGAGCGGCCGCCGATGCCGTGGATGAACGTGAACGCGCTCTCCGAGGCCGACGCCCGCGCCATCTACCGCTTCATCCATGCGCTCGGACCCAGGGGGGAACCCATGCCCGCGGCCGTTGCCCCGGGCGAGAAGCCCGCCACGCCCTACTTCGACTTCACGCCGCAGCAGATGGAACGGCTTCCGGTCGGGACTTCCCCCGGCACTGCCACGCAGAGGCCGTAG
- a CDS encoding NAD(P)/FAD-dependent oxidoreductase encodes MDYDTIIVGGGLAGAAAALHLSRTERVLLVEAERPAAGASGAAAGLVNPLMGRRARRPWQAEQALEALHATLALAGAAGLFRPGLLRPATDPDQAACFREAARAHPHLGSWCTPAEVRALFPPVQAPHGALYVHAGGAVPVPAFVEAMLAAAQRRGTVVRTGTRLTGWRETARYVEAILEHDSDRTRCRTGRLLLAPGADYTRFPALAGLPLHGVKGQTVRVRLPGHGDLGALPSLSGNGYVVVESDTLVVGSSYEHRFLDRRPSDETSRRLLARAVRMLPLLRQAQPVSATAGVRVTVPGRRLPLLGPLPAHPRLWVFTGLGSKGLLMAPWIARHLAGPEAIPAELRVPENL; translated from the coding sequence ATGGACTACGACACGATCATCGTGGGAGGCGGGCTGGCGGGTGCGGCGGCGGCGCTCCACCTGAGCCGGACCGAGCGGGTGCTCCTGGTGGAGGCGGAACGGCCGGCCGCGGGGGCCTCTGGCGCGGCAGCCGGGCTGGTCAACCCGCTCATGGGCCGGCGGGCCCGGCGCCCCTGGCAGGCTGAGCAGGCCCTCGAAGCCCTGCATGCCACCCTGGCGCTGGCCGGCGCCGCCGGGCTGTTTCGTCCCGGCCTGCTGCGCCCGGCAACCGACCCCGACCAGGCCGCCTGCTTCCGGGAGGCCGCACGGGCCCATCCCCATCTGGGATCGTGGTGCACGCCGGCCGAGGTGCGCGCCCTGTTCCCGCCGGTGCAGGCACCGCACGGCGCCCTGTACGTCCACGCCGGCGGGGCTGTGCCGGTACCCGCCTTCGTCGAGGCCATGCTGGCCGCGGCGCAGCGGCGTGGCACCGTCGTCCGGACCGGCACCCGGCTCACCGGCTGGCGCGAGACGGCCCGGTACGTCGAAGCCATCCTCGAACACGACAGCGACCGGACGCGCTGCCGCACCGGGCGGCTCCTCCTGGCCCCCGGTGCCGACTACACCCGCTTCCCGGCCCTGGCGGGACTGCCGCTGCACGGCGTCAAGGGACAGACGGTGCGGGTGAGGCTCCCCGGCCACGGCGACCTCGGCGCCCTGCCTTCGCTCTCCGGCAACGGGTACGTGGTCGTCGAGTCCGACACCCTCGTCGTCGGCAGCTCCTACGAACACCGGTTCCTCGACCGCCGGCCCTCGGACGAAACGTCCCGCCGGCTCCTGGCCCGGGCCGTCCGGATGCTGCCCCTCCTCCGACAGGCCCAACCCGTCTCGGCGACGGCGGGCGTGCGCGTGACCGTGCCCGGCCGCCGGCTCCCGCTCCTCGGCCCCCTCCCCGCTCACCCGCGGCTGTGGGTCTTCACCGGCCTCGGATCGAAGGGGTTGCTGATGGCGCCCTGGATCGCCCGCCACCTTGCCGGACCGGAAGCGATTCCGGCCGAGCTTCGCGTCCCGGAAAACCTGTGA